The following coding sequences lie in one Mercenaria mercenaria strain notata chromosome 5, MADL_Memer_1, whole genome shotgun sequence genomic window:
- the LOC123556286 gene encoding sodium/glucose cotransporter 4-like, with translation MAEVLLWEDYLTIALYFAVVLSLGIWSTFNQNRGSTKGYFLAGKNMLWFPLGASVYASNVGAPMFVGLSGTAAASGIAVTIYEWHAVYIIISLGWIFVPVYIASGAFTSPEYLKMRFGGKRIRVCTSLIMLISYILRNISGEIFCGAIFMQQLLGWNLYISVSAILVVVAIYTIIGGLRAVIFTDTLQTGILVAGAVTVCIVSFKEIGNWQTMEVKYMHAATNYTLANQSLYSCGMPREDAFHIFRDPVNGDIPWTGSTFGLTILALFVWCQDQLMVQRCLSAKNLAHAKGGTLFASALKFLSFPMFVLPGMISRILYTDEVACADPDDCTEICGSPSGCSNIAYPLLVLRILPVGIRGLMLAALLSAIMSTLTSVFNSASSLVTLDLWAHFRKNAGQKELMVVGRVTVLVLVGISILWLPILQQQQGGILWFYLASIVAYFFVPWCVAFLLGLFWKPTTEPAIFYGMSFGLLVGIIRMGLDFSVAPPYCGSGEPDERPLISAKLDFLHFSIINGIICVVVMVIISFCTTPRSEKQLHRLTWWTRHDDEEPELTDNEDEEDNEIGELDTAETDIAAATKLQPIEIEQDPATFSFRERCKIAFLSWICGNPETGSTKISAEERAIIRQKMTSIKESRKATIILNAGAVILITAITFLFGYFA, from the exons CTCGGTGCATCTGTATACGCGAGTAATGTAGGAGCACCAATGTTTGTCGGATTGTCTGGAACAGCGGCGGCCAGCGGTATAGCGGTTACCATATATGAATGGCAC GCAGtttatatcattatttctttGGGGTGGATATTTGTTCCAGTTTATATTGCGTCTGGG GCCTTTACGAGTCCAGAATATCTGAAGATGAGATTCGGTGGCAAGAGGATTAGGGTGTGTACCTCATTGATCATGCTCATCTCCTATATTCTCAGGAATATCAGT GGTGAGATATTTTGTGGGGCAATCTTCATGCAGCAGCTACTCGGATGGAACCTGTATATCAGTGTCTCAGCCATCCTGGTTGTCGTCGCTATCTACACAATTATTG GAGGTCTACGGGCGGTGATTTTTACTGACACGTTGCAAACTGGTATACTTGTGGCCGGGGCAGTAACTGTTTGTATTGTAT CTTTCAAAGAAATTGGTAACTGGCAAACAATGGAGGTAAAATACATGCACGCTGCCACAAATTACACCCTTGCCAATCAGTCACTATACAGCTGCGGCATGCCACGTGAGGACGCCTTCCATATATTTCGCGATCCAGTTAATGGCGACATTCCCTGGACGGGCTCTACATTCGGACTTACAATTCTAGCGTTGTTCGTCTGGTGTCAAGATCAG CTAATGGTTCAGAGATGTTTGTCAGCTAAGAATTTAGCTCATGCCAAAGGAGGAACCTTGTTTGCTTCTGCCTTGAAGTTTCTCAGCTTTCCAATGTTTGTCCTGCCTGGAATGATCAGCAGGATATTATACACAG ATGAAGTTGCATGTGCTGACCCTGATGACTGTACAGAAATCTGCGGCAGTCCTTCCGGTTGTTCCAACATTGCTTACCCACTTCTTGTTCTCCGCATACTGCCAGTAG GAATCCGGGGACTTATGTTAGCAGCACTGTTGTCTGCAATAATGAGTACACTAACATCTGTATTCAACAGTGCAAGCTCATTGGTTACGCTAGATCTCTGGGCTCATTTTCGAAAGAACGCCGGTCAAAAAGAACTCATGGTAGTAGGCAGAGTTACAGTTCTTGTTTTAGTTGGAATCAGTATTCTCTGGTTACCTATACTTCAGCAGCAACAAGGTGGGATATTGTGGTTCTATCTGGCATCAATTGTTGCCTATTTTTTCGTTCCTTGGTGTGTGGCTTTTCTTCTTGGTCTGTTTTGGAAACCTACTACAGAGCCT GCTATCTTCTACGGAATGTCATTTGGACTGCTGGTTGGTATTATTCGGATGGGTTTGGATTTTTCTGTAGCTCCGCCCTACTGCGGTAGTGGAGAACCAGACGAGAGGCCACTTATATCTGCCAAATtggatttcttacatttttcaatCATCAACGGTATTATCTGCGTGGTGGTCATGGTGATCATTAGCTTCTGCACGACACCTAGAAGTGAAAAACAG TTACACCGGTTAACTTGGTGGACTAGGCACGATGACGAGGAACCTGAACTAACTGATAACGAAGACGAAGAAGATAATGAAATTGGTGAACTGGATACAGCTGAAACAGACATCGCTGCTGCTACTAAACTTCAGCCGATAGAAATAGAACAAGATCCGGCAACTTTTTCTT TCCGTGAAAGATGTAAAATAGCATTTTTATCGTGGATATGTGGGAATCCAGAAACCGGAAGTACTAAAATTTCAGCGGAAGAACGTGCAATAATACGTCAGAAAATGACGTCTATTAAAGAAAGTCGTAAGGCGACTATAATTCTAAACGCTGGAGCCGTGATCCTGATCACGgctataacttttttatttggatattttgCTTGA